Proteins from a genomic interval of Pseudomonas asplenii:
- a CDS encoding methionine ABC transporter ATP-binding protein translates to MIEFHNVHKTYRVAGKDIPALHSTHLRVEAGQVFGLIGHSGAGKSTLLRLINRLEEPTGGKIVVDGEEITALDANGLRRFRQQVGMIFQHFNLLASKTVADNVALPLTLAGELSRREIDQRVAELLQRVGLADHAKKYPSQLSGGQKQRVGIARALATKPKILLCDEATSALDPQTTASVLQLLAEINRELKLTIVLITHEMDVIRRVCDVVGVMDAGVIVEQGPVAQVFLHPEHPTTRRFVQEDEQIDENEQRNDFAHVPGRIVRLTFQGDATYAPLLGTVARETGVDYSILAGRIDRIKDTPYGQLTLAITGGDLDAAFARFAAADVHMEVLR, encoded by the coding sequence GTGATCGAGTTTCATAACGTCCATAAAACCTACCGGGTTGCCGGTAAGGATATTCCCGCCCTGCATTCGACCCACCTGCGCGTCGAAGCCGGACAGGTGTTCGGTCTGATCGGCCATTCCGGCGCTGGCAAAAGCACCCTGCTGCGTCTGATCAACCGCCTGGAAGAACCCACCGGCGGCAAGATCGTGGTCGACGGCGAGGAAATCACCGCACTCGACGCCAATGGCCTGCGGCGCTTTCGCCAGCAGGTCGGGATGATCTTCCAGCACTTCAACCTGCTCGCGTCCAAGACCGTTGCCGACAACGTCGCGCTGCCGCTGACCCTGGCCGGTGAACTGTCCCGCCGGGAGATCGACCAGCGCGTCGCCGAACTGCTGCAGCGTGTCGGCCTGGCCGACCACGCGAAGAAATACCCCTCGCAGTTGTCCGGCGGGCAGAAACAGCGCGTCGGTATCGCCCGCGCCCTGGCGACCAAGCCGAAAATCCTGCTGTGCGACGAGGCCACCAGCGCCCTTGACCCGCAGACAACCGCCTCGGTCCTGCAATTGCTGGCCGAGATCAACCGCGAGCTGAAACTGACCATCGTCCTGATCACCCACGAGATGGACGTGATCCGCCGCGTCTGCGACGTGGTCGGCGTAATGGATGCCGGCGTGATCGTCGAGCAGGGTCCGGTGGCCCAGGTGTTCCTGCACCCCGAGCACCCGACCACCCGGCGCTTCGTTCAGGAAGACGAGCAGATCGACGAAAACGAGCAACGCAACGACTTCGCCCATGTACCGGGCCGTATCGTGCGCCTGACCTTCCAGGGCGATGCCACCTACGCGCCGCTGCTGGGTACCGTGGCCCGGGAAACCGGGGTCGACTACAGCATCCTCGCCGGCCGCATCGACCGCATCAAGGACACCCCCTATGGGCAACTGACGCTGGCCATCACCGGCGGTGATCTGGATGCTGCCTTCGCCCGCTTCGCTGCGGCTGACGTCCATATGGAGGTACTGCGCTGA